A region of the Candidatus Eisenbacteria bacterium genome:
TGAAATCGGGGTCGAGGCCGGCCATGATCCTGAGCAGCGAGCTCTTGCCGGCGCCGTTCAATCCCAGGACGCCGATCTTGGCGCCGTAATAGAACGAGAGCCAGATGCCCTTGAGAATCTCGCGCTTGGGAGGCACGACCTTTCGCAGGTCCTTCATGACGTAAATGAATGATTTCGAGGTGTCGACAGCCATGGATCATCCCGTCGGAAAGCGCCGTGGAGGGCGCATGTTGGAGTCGGTGGATTTGAAGCCGCGGAGGATGCGCGAAGGGGTCCGCACGCGCAAGCGGCGGGGCCTGAATTCCGATGCCGGCCTCGCATTCGACCACCGAGCCTCAACTCCCGGGTTCCGGCGCCGAGACTCACAGTCGAACCCGTCGCCCGTGAACAGGGAGGTCCTCCATGCGTCTCGCGGACACCAGTGCGCTGTTTGAAAGTCTGAACTCGCGCTACCGATTCTCGGCCATGACGCTGTTCCGGAAGCCGTCCTCACCGGTTCCCGCGACTCCCGCCGCGGCGGCGCCTCTGGGAACCGGTGAGGTTTCGACGCGCGGCGGCTGCGCACCGCGCTGCGCGCCGACCGTCGTCGACGACCCGATCGTTGTCGCTCCCCCGGATGGGGAAGAAACGACCCCCTCGGAAACCCGCGTCCACCTGCGCGCCAGGACCGTGAGTCGCACCACCGACGCCTCACTGCGCGTGGTCACCGACGAGGGCGATGTCGTCACGCTCACGATGCACGAGGAGAAGCAGGTCACTTACGGCCGCCTCGCCGTGCGTTCGAGCGGTCCTGACGGCGAGACGAGCGCGAAGCTTCGGTTCCGGGAGTTCTCGCTGGCCCGTGACGTCTCCGTGTCGGTCGAGGGCGATCTGAGCGAACAGGAGCTCGCGGACCTCGATGCGCTGATGAAACAGCTGCGCCCCGTGATGTCCGGTCGGCCCGACGCGGAGGCCGCCGAGCAGGCGTCGCACCTGCTCGAGCGCGGTGGCTTCGAATCGCTCGAGCGATTCGACCTGACCGTGCAGCGCCGCCGCGAAGTGTTCAACGTCGACCTGCGTGCGCGAGTGCGTGGTGCGTGGGAGATGGCGTTCGGTCCGAGTCGCGGGGTGTCCGCCGCCGGTCACGAACTCGACGGCGCCCCTCAGTCGCTTCCGGTCACCGCGACCGCCTAACCCCTAGGCGGTTCGCGGCGTTGCGCGACCCCGTCGCGCCAGCCACAGCACGAACAGGCCGACGGCCAGGAACGGCAGCAGCGGCAGCGCGAACGCGAACAGCACACCGGTCAACACGACCAGGGCGATGAGCGCTGCCAGGAACACGAACGGCGCCGCCAGCACCCAGCCCGCCAGCTCGAATGCCCAGCCGAGCAGCTGAAACGGCAGGAATACGAGCCACAGCACGGCGCCGAGAATCGTTCCCAGCACCCCGATCACCAGCACGATCGCGAACAGTGCGGCTGCGAACACCAGCAATTCGAGCACGATGAGCCTCCTCGCGCGGGGGCGGTCCGGATCGGAGCTCCGCGCGTGGCGTTGTTACGGAGCAGTGGCACGGCGAGTTTCGAGTCGGGGCCCGGCAGAGTAGATTGCGGGCTCGTCGCCGCATCTCCTCGCCCCGTGCCAAAGGACTCGAATGCCGACCACTCGTGTCACCGTGATGAACAACGGCTCGCTCCGCATCGAAGGGGACTTCGAAATCGCCGATCAGGACGGGCAGGTCTACGGTCTCGCCGGCCGTACCCGGGTGTCGCTGTGCCGTTGCGGCCAGTCGGCCGACAAGCCGTTCTGCGATGGTGCCCACAAGCGGTGCGGCTTCGAGTCGGTTCCGATCGTTCGCGACCTGCCGCCTCCGGCACCCAAGCCGGCCGTCTGAGGTGGCGAGCGCGTCCCGGGCGCTTCCGATCGTCGCCGCCGCGCTCGTCGTCGCCTCCGGTTGCGTGTGGCTCGGGGTCTGGCAGCTGTCACGCTGGAGCGAGAAGTCGATCGCGCGCGCCGCGCTTCAGCGCTCACTCGCAGGCGCGGCGCTGTCGCTGGGTGATTCGCTGCCACCCGATCGCGCGCTCCAGGGTCGAGTGGTGGAGCTGCTCGGCGAGTTCGACGGCGACTGGCACGTCATTCTGACCGGGCGACTGCGAAACGAGGTGCCGGGCGTGCGGCTGCTGACCCCGTTTCGCGTCGGCAGCCGCGAGATCCTCGTCGATCGCGGCTGGATCCCGACCGAGGACGCGGCGAGCGCCGACCCGGGGGAATACGCGGAGCCGGGATTGCGTCGGTTGCGTGGCTTCGCGGATTCGGCACCGCGCCACCGGGCGCTGCCGCTGCGTCGCCTCGAGCGCACCGACGCGATGCAGGTGTGGCAGGCGCGACAGCTCGACCTCGATTCGATCGCCGCGCATCGCGGCACTTCGATGTCCCGCCTGCTCCTGACCGAGTCGGCGGATTCGCTGATTCCACTGCCCGCGCGCGACGGCCCACCCCTTCCGGATCCGGGCATTCACATGAGCTATGCCATTCAGTGGTTCGCCTTCGCCGCGATCGTCCTGACCGGCTCGTTCTTTCTCGCCGGCCTGCCGCGGCGTGCTCGATGACCGCCG
Encoded here:
- a CDS encoding CDGSH iron-sulfur domain-containing protein; the protein is MPTTRVTVMNNGSLRIEGDFEIADQDGQVYGLAGRTRVSLCRCGQSADKPFCDGAHKRCGFESVPIVRDLPPPAPKPAV
- a CDS encoding SURF1 family protein, with the protein product MASASRALPIVAAALVVASGCVWLGVWQLSRWSEKSIARAALQRSLAGAALSLGDSLPPDRALQGRVVELLGEFDGDWHVILTGRLRNEVPGVRLLTPFRVGSREILVDRGWIPTEDAASADPGEYAEPGLRRLRGFADSAPRHRALPLRRLERTDAMQVWQARQLDLDSIAAHRGTSMSRLLLTESADSLIPLPARDGPPLPDPGIHMSYAIQWFAFAAIVLTGSFFLAGLPRRAR